One window of Athalia rosae chromosome 2, iyAthRosa1.1, whole genome shotgun sequence genomic DNA carries:
- the LOC105689355 gene encoding rhodopsin, with protein MSMMSGPSFAAYNSWSAQAGGFGNQTVVDKVPAEMLYLVDSHWYQFPPMNPLWHGILGFVIAVLGFVSVVGNGMVVYIFCSTKSLRTPSNLLVVNLAFSDFLMMFTMSPPMVINCYYETWVFGPLMCEVYAMLGSLFGCGSIWTMTAIAFDRYNVIVKGLAAKPMNIKGALLRILGIWLFAGIWTVAPMLGWNRYVPEGNMTACGTDYLTKDWVSRSYIVVYSFFVYYMPLFLIIYSYFFIIQAVSAHEKSMREQAKKMNVASLRSSDNANTSAECKLAKIALMTISLWFMAWTPYLVINYAGVFETAKITPLFTIWGSLFAKANAVYNPIVYGISHPKYRAALFQKFPSLACGGAEPGHGDATSTVSGVTTLTDNEKPAA; from the exons ATGTCCATGATGTCGGGACCGAGTTTTGCGGCCTATAATTCGTGGTCGGCCCAGGCTGGTGGTTTTGGCAACCAAACGGTTGTCGACAAGGTACCAGCGGAAATGCTCTACCTGGTCGATTCGCACTGGTACCAATTCCCCCCTATGAACCCCCTGTGGCACGGCATCTTGGGATTCGTAATCGCGGTCCTTGGCTTCGTTTCAGTCGTCGGAAATGGAATGGTCGTTTACATTTTCTGCTCTACCAAGTCGCTACGAACGCCGAGCAACCTGCTGGTCGTTAATTTGGCGTTCTCCGACTTCCTCATGATGTTCACCATGTCTCCACCTATG GTGATCAACTGCTACTACGAAACTTGGGTGTTCGGACCTCTGATGTGCGAGGTGTACGCGATGCTTGGTTCCCTGTTCGGATGTGGTTCTATCTGGACCATGACGGCAATTGCCTTCGACAGGTACAATGTTATTGTAAAGGGTTTGGCAGCGAAACCAATGAATATCAAGGGCGCGCTCCTCCGAATTCTCGGAATATGGTTGTTCGCCGGCATATGGACGGTTGCCCCGATGCTCGGCTGGAACAG ATACGTTCCCGAAGGCAACATGACCGCTTGCGGAACAGATTATCTAACCAAGGATTGGGTATCGAGGTCCTACATCGTGGTGTACAGTTTCTTCGTTTACTACATGCCGCTCTTCCTGATCATCTACAGCTACTTCTTCATCATCCAGGCCGTATCTGCTCACGAAAAGTCGATGCGAGAGcaggcgaaaaaaatgaacgtcgCTTCCTTGAGGTCGTCCGACAACGCGAACACCAGCGCCGAATGCAAACTGGCAAAG ATCGCTCTAATGACCATCTCCTTGTGGTTCATGGCGTGGACGCCATATCTGGTAATCAATTATGCCGGAGTTTTCGAAACCGCTAAAATCACCCCTCTTTTCACGATCTGGGGTTCTCTCTTTGCCAAGGCCAACGCTGTCTACAATCCGATCGTCTACGGTATCAG CCACCCTAAATACCGGGCAGCACTCTTCCAGAAGTTCCCATCTCTGGCTTGCGGTGGAGCAGAACCCGGACATGGCGATGCCACGTCCACGGTATCCGGCGTCACAACTCTCACCGACAACGAAAAACCAGCCGCATAA
- the LOC105689353 gene encoding rhodopsin-like isoform X2, protein METVLESSSQHIVHSISMNHVQNMTNFDPGRAIVETLSTIGPQVARQWMRYNNQTVADKVPAEMLHLIDPHWYHFPPMNPLWHKILGLVMIVLGIMGWCGNGVVVYVFLLTPSLRTPSNLLVVNLAFSDFLMMMIMSPPMVINCYFETWVLGTLMCDVYAMVGSLCGCASIWTMTAIALDRYNVIVKGMSGTPFTIKKAILEILLIWLFGFVWSILPMVGWNRYVPEGNMTSCGTDYLTKEWLAKSYILVYSVFVYYIPLFTIIYSYYHIVSTVAAHEKAMRDQAKKMNVASLRSGDNQAASAEAKLAKVALTTISLWFMAWTPYLVINYMGVFNAPNITPLFTIWGSLFAKANAIYNPIVYGISHPKYRAALKEKLPFLVCGSTEQPASNAPAPPPANTDAASTNTADAKA, encoded by the exons ATGGAGACAGTCTTAGAGTCTAGTTCCCAACATATCGTGCATTCCATCTCGATGAATCATGTACAAAACATGACCAATTTCGATCCTGGCAGAGCAATTGTGGAGACCTTATCTACCATTGGGCCTCAAGTCGCACGACAATGGATGCGATACAATAACCAAACTGTAGCTGACAAAGTTCCAGCTGAAATGCTTCACTTGATTGATCCACACTG GTACCACTTTCCACCTATGAATCCGTTGTGGCATAAGATACTAGGTCTTGTAATGATCGTTCTGGGCATAATGGGGTGGTGTGGCAATGGTGTTGTGGTCTACGTGTTCTTGTTAACTCCGTCTTTGAGGACGCCAAGTAATCTTCTCGTTGTCAATCTTGCTTTCTCCGACTTCcttatgatgatgataatgtcTCCACCCATGGTTATCAATTGTTATTTTGAGACATGGGTTCTCG GAACTCTGATGTGTGATGTTTACGCTATGGTTGGATCGCTTTGCGGATGTGCATCCATTTGGACTATGACTGCAATTGCCCTGGATCGGTATAACGTCATTGTTAAG GGAATGTCTGGCACGCCATTCACTATCAAAAAAGCAATTCTTGAGATTTTGCTAATTTGGCTGTTTGGATTTGTCTGGAGCATTTTACCTATGGTCGGATGGAACAG GTATGTCCCAGAAGGTAACATGACTTCTTGTGGAACGGATTATCTGACCAAGGAATGGTTGGCCAAGTCTTATATCCTTGTTTATTCTGTCTTTGTTTATTACATCCCTCTCTTCACAATAATTTACAGCTATTATCATATCGTGTCG ACAGTCGCCGCACATGAGAAGGCCATGCGAGATCAGgctaaaaaaatgaacgttgCCTCTCTGAGGTCTGGTGACAATCAGGCAGCCAGTGCTGAAGCAAAACTTGCTAAA GTTGCACTAACCACCATATCCCTGTGGTTTATGGCTTGGACTCCTTATTTAGTCATCAACTACATGGGCGTTTTTAATGCTCCCAATATAACTCCACTTTTTACTATTTGGGGGTCGCTTTTTGCCAAAGCAAACGCTATCTACAATCCAATTGTTTATGGCATCAG ccATCCAAAGTACAGAGCAGCACTTAAAGAGAAGTTGCCATTTTTGGTTTGTGGATCAACAGAACAGCCAGCCTCCAATGCTCCAGCACCACCTCCAGCAAACACTGATGCAGCATCTACAAATACAGCGGATGCCAAAGCTTGA
- the LOC105689353 gene encoding rhodopsin-like isoform X1 — translation MCICPQMETVLESSSQHIVHSISMNHVQNMTNFDPGRAIVETLSTIGPQVARQWMRYNNQTVADKVPAEMLHLIDPHWYHFPPMNPLWHKILGLVMIVLGIMGWCGNGVVVYVFLLTPSLRTPSNLLVVNLAFSDFLMMMIMSPPMVINCYFETWVLGTLMCDVYAMVGSLCGCASIWTMTAIALDRYNVIVKGMSGTPFTIKKAILEILLIWLFGFVWSILPMVGWNRYVPEGNMTSCGTDYLTKEWLAKSYILVYSVFVYYIPLFTIIYSYYHIVSTVAAHEKAMRDQAKKMNVASLRSGDNQAASAEAKLAKVALTTISLWFMAWTPYLVINYMGVFNAPNITPLFTIWGSLFAKANAIYNPIVYGISHPKYRAALKEKLPFLVCGSTEQPASNAPAPPPANTDAASTNTADAKA, via the exons ATGTGTATTTGCCCTCAGATGGAGACAGTCTTAGAGTCTAGTTCCCAACATATCGTGCATTCCATCTCGATGAATCATGTACAAAACATGACCAATTTCGATCCTGGCAGAGCAATTGTGGAGACCTTATCTACCATTGGGCCTCAAGTCGCACGACAATGGATGCGATACAATAACCAAACTGTAGCTGACAAAGTTCCAGCTGAAATGCTTCACTTGATTGATCCACACTG GTACCACTTTCCACCTATGAATCCGTTGTGGCATAAGATACTAGGTCTTGTAATGATCGTTCTGGGCATAATGGGGTGGTGTGGCAATGGTGTTGTGGTCTACGTGTTCTTGTTAACTCCGTCTTTGAGGACGCCAAGTAATCTTCTCGTTGTCAATCTTGCTTTCTCCGACTTCcttatgatgatgataatgtcTCCACCCATGGTTATCAATTGTTATTTTGAGACATGGGTTCTCG GAACTCTGATGTGTGATGTTTACGCTATGGTTGGATCGCTTTGCGGATGTGCATCCATTTGGACTATGACTGCAATTGCCCTGGATCGGTATAACGTCATTGTTAAG GGAATGTCTGGCACGCCATTCACTATCAAAAAAGCAATTCTTGAGATTTTGCTAATTTGGCTGTTTGGATTTGTCTGGAGCATTTTACCTATGGTCGGATGGAACAG GTATGTCCCAGAAGGTAACATGACTTCTTGTGGAACGGATTATCTGACCAAGGAATGGTTGGCCAAGTCTTATATCCTTGTTTATTCTGTCTTTGTTTATTACATCCCTCTCTTCACAATAATTTACAGCTATTATCATATCGTGTCG ACAGTCGCCGCACATGAGAAGGCCATGCGAGATCAGgctaaaaaaatgaacgttgCCTCTCTGAGGTCTGGTGACAATCAGGCAGCCAGTGCTGAAGCAAAACTTGCTAAA GTTGCACTAACCACCATATCCCTGTGGTTTATGGCTTGGACTCCTTATTTAGTCATCAACTACATGGGCGTTTTTAATGCTCCCAATATAACTCCACTTTTTACTATTTGGGGGTCGCTTTTTGCCAAAGCAAACGCTATCTACAATCCAATTGTTTATGGCATCAG ccATCCAAAGTACAGAGCAGCACTTAAAGAGAAGTTGCCATTTTTGGTTTGTGGATCAACAGAACAGCCAGCCTCCAATGCTCCAGCACCACCTCCAGCAAACACTGATGCAGCATCTACAAATACAGCGGATGCCAAAGCTTGA
- the LOC105689417 gene encoding COMM domain-containing protein 2: MLLSLRADHKKHILFLVEQSANVVQDFCKLALDYLQDGPNIKLYNIAAQKLEAEPEIIRNAVEGLVNLLLESCKCKLSISDFRDSVIALGFSGENETLLTKLYATNQSEIAKVLPNIGVKLTAYKSMDWRFETQIASRSLLNQATPLITLDFHLQNNDSDKVDHVYLQTDPNNLLHITKELEQALQDGRSQHLRKMEKNMK; this comes from the exons ATGCTTCTGTCTTTAAGAGCTGACCACAAGAAACATATTTTGTTTCTTGTAGAACAATCAGCAAATG TTGTACAGGATTTCTGCAAGTTGGCTTTAGACTATCTACAGGATGGACcaaatataaaattgtataacATAGCTGCTC AAAAGCTAGAGGCTGAACCAGAGATTATTAGAAATGCTGTCGAAGGTCTTGtcaatttgttattggaaagtTGTAAATGTAAG TTGAGCATCAGTGACTTTCGTGACTCTGTAATTGCGCTTGGTTTTTCcggagaaaatgaaactttGCTCACAAAATTGTATGCAACTAATCAGTCTGAAATAGCTAAAGTGCTTCCAAACATTGGGGTGAAATTAACAGCATATAAAAGTATGGATTGGAGATTCGAAACACAG ATCGCTTCTAGATCATTGTTAAACCAAGCAACTCCTTTAATCACTTTGGACTTCCACCTACAAAACAATGATTCTGATAAAGTAGACCATGTATATCTTCAAACTGACCCAAACAATTTATTGCACATCACCAAAGAACTAGAACAGGCACTCCAAGATGGACGGAGTCAACATCTACGTAAGATGGAaaagaatatgaaataa
- the LOC105689416 gene encoding DNA replication complex GINS protein SLD5, with amino-acid sequence MESEARPEPQSTADLSDSSDGEGITAARVLQEIENAWLNEKFAPEILPHQSDFVDCMLQQISHMEDNMQKLKKTDLRFTVHKMEIDRIRFVIASYLRTRLEKIEQFAISILSDEAKRPPDEGYLTPGELKFAKEYVANIETLFTSIALQYMPRQFQAFDTKQLMLKPNLLAHVFLRVNRDVKGIALPGTNEIIDLDAGTQHILPYQPIASLLKEGAVRLI; translated from the coding sequence atggaGTCAGAAGCACGGCCAGAACCGCAAAGTACAGCCGATCTATCCGATTCTAGCGATGGTGAAGGAATAACCGCTGCACGAGTACTACAGGAAATAGAAAATGCTTGGTTGAACGAAAAGTTTGCTCCAGAGATCCTTCCACACCAATCCGACTTTGTTGATTGCATGTTACAGCAAATATCTCACATGGAAGATAACATGCAGAAGTTAAAAAAGACCGACTTAAGATTCACTGTGCACAAGATGGAAATAGACCGGATAAGATTTGTCATCGCAAGCTACCTCAGGACTAGGTTAGAAAAGATTGAACAGTTTGCGATAAGCATTTTGTCAGACGAAGCAAAGCGGCCTCCAGATGAAGGATACTTGACACCAGGTGAACTGAAGTTTGCTAAGGAATACGTTGCTAATATCGAGACACTATTCACATCCATTGCGCTTCAATACATGCCTAGACAATTCCAAGCCTTTGATACTAAACAATTGATGCTGAAACCGAACTTATTAGCCCATGTATTCCTTAGAGTAAATAGAGACGTTAAAGGTATCGCCCTCCCTGGAACAAACGAGATAATTGACCTTGACGCCGGTACACAACATATACTTCCATACCAACCAATTGCTAGTTTATTGAAAGAAGGGGCTGTACGCTTGATATGA
- the LOC105689415 gene encoding ATP-binding cassette sub-family C member 4-like — protein sequence MDSSKKYDNPHPREAANPISVLWFCWLKPLFFRKDKKKNLELKDLYNCLAEDNSEHLGDLLGKNWEIELQNAKKSNRKPKLLTALKKTFLRSYIIYGVWLFFIWVFLRVAQIYMLGLLIRHFDARAVSTTQDAYLYCSAVAGLGWLVTASIPQVNLAQQRFGMKIRVACSSLVYRKILRLSKSVSDQTASGQIVNLLSNDVSRFEQVFMYLHFVWIMPIQTVVITYLMWRSVQIAALAGVVLITLQTIPVQGYLSKWTSKLRMKIALRTDERVRLMSEIISGVQVIKMYAWEKPFEKLVSLARAYEIEALTATSYVRGFNLSSMVFTERTTLFFTVMAWVLLGNNITADTVFSMAQYFNILQCIMAIYYPIAVSQAAEALVSVNRIQKFLLLEENVVSVKAPLGIDEKTAILVKNVSAAWTENSITNTLHQINIRLKPGRLCAIVGSVGSGKSSFLQLLLGELPVSQGQYHVNGTISYASQEPWLFGGNVRHNILFGQSYDKTKYQEVTTACALLKDFEQFPFGDKSIVGEKGASLSGGQRARINLARAVYRDADVYLLDDPLSAVDTHVGKQLFDNCINGYLKHKTRILVTHQLQYLKDADLIVVLRNGKVVNQGTFTELQKTDVNFAEELNEEEAEATKKTKENPPLERMVSEISTVGDDENPEDEPKETEELMGKGRVSNSLYWTYFRAGGSIFSIFMVMFTLILGQLASSGTDYWLGFWTKQEEMRAESRRNLILLNETATTIASVVVQKSAILLNETATTIASVGSELLNNTTTIAADNLLPVLTNSTQALSESLPTADALTANLTETLSTPQEAPVHYYDRDTALWIYGACITGSVFITILRSLLFYKLCMNASKNLHDTMFSNILKAPMRFFDTNPAGRILNRFSKDIGAVDELLPRLMIESIQVYLVMTGILTQVIIINWWMIFPVLIMGYFYRMFTNIYMPTARDLKRLEGVSKSPVFSHVSSTLNGLTTIRATGAEEMVRKEFDIHQDTNTSAYFLTIAGTFAFGFWIDLVSLIFVSFVAFSFVVLDQGDTFAGNVGLALSQVMILCGMLQHGMRQLSEIITQMTSVERVVQFTKLEKEGPFESLPGKKPPATWPSKGQIQFNQAYLRYAEEEPPVLKDLNILIKPGMKVGIVGRTGAGKSSLISAVFNLAKIEGEILVDDIDIKKVGLHDLRTKISIIPQVPVLFSASVRDNLDPFQKFDDAKLWLALDRVELKDSIQSLDHMVNEGGSNFSAGQRQLVCLARAILRNNKILVLDEATANVDPSTDSLIQNTIRKEFANCTVLTIAHRLNTIMDSDRVLVMDHGEVVEFDHPHLLLQDENGHFSSMLAKTGKSMAEQLKKIAKEAYDSITPEYVPTHASNGNVKEK from the exons aTGGACAGTTCGAAGAAGTACGATAATCCACATCCACGGGAAGCAGCTAATCCAATCAGTGTATTATGGTTCTG TTGGCTGAAACCACTATTTTTTCggaaggataaaaagaaaaatttggaactCAAAGACCTCTATAACTGCCTTGCTGAGGACAACAGTGAACATCTTGGTGATTTGCTTGGAAA AAATTGGGAAATAGAACTACAAAATGCTAAAAAATCGAACCGAAAACCCAAGTTGTTGACAGCACTTAAAAAGACTTTTCTACGTTCCTATATAATCTATGGGGTATGGCTTTTCTTTATCTGGGTTTTCCTGAG AGTGGCACAAATTTATATGTTGGGTCTTCTCATACGGCATTTTGATGCGAGAGCAGTTTCAACAACACAAGATGCTTACTTATACTGTTCAGCAGTCGCAGGTTTAGGATGGTTAGTTACTGCGTCGATACCTCAGGTGAATTTAGCTCAGCAGAGGTTCGGTATGAAAATTCGTGTAGCCTGCAGTTCTCTCGTGTATAGAAAG ATCCTACGATTATCAAAATCTGTGTCAGATCAAACTGCCAGTGGTCAAATTGTGAATTTACTGTCTAACGATGTTTCAAGATTTGAACAGGTCTTTATGTACTTACATTTTGTATGGATTATGCCAATTCAAACTGTTGTCATCACTTATCTTATGTGGCGCAGTGTTCAAATCGCTGCACTAGCTGGTGTAGTTTTGATAACACTTCAAACAATTCCAGTGCAAG GATATCTCAGTAAATGGACCTCGAAGTTGAGGATGAAAATCGCTTTGCGAACTGATGAAAGAGTCAGATTGATGAGTGAGATAATCAGTGGTGTCCAAGTCATAAAAATGTACGCGTGGGAGAAGCCTTTTGAAAAGCTGGTGTCTCTAGCCAGGGC CTATGAAATAGAGGCTTTAACTGCAACTTCCTACGTAAGAGGTTTTAATCTCTCATCGATGGTATTTACTGAGCGTACAACTTTGTTTTTCACTGTAATGGCTTGGGTACTTCTTGGAAATAACATAACTGCCGACACAGTATTTTCAATGGCGCAGTACTTCAACATTCTACAATGTATAATGGCCATCTATTATCCTATAGCTGTCTCCCAGGCAGCTGAAGCGCTTGTCTCTGTCAATCGTATCCAG aAATTCTTGTTGCTCGAGGAGAATGTTGTTTCTGTAAAAGCACCTTTAGGTATTGACGAAAAAACTGCGATTCTAGTAAAAAATGTCTCTGCTGCATGGACGGAAAACTCAATCACAAACACGCTCCACCAGATCAACATTCGCCTGAAACCGGGAAGACTCTGTGCTATTGTAGGATCCGTTGGTTCAGGAAAG AGTTCTTTTCTACAATTACTCCTCGGAGAATTACCAGTATCTCAAGGGCAATATCATGTTAATGGCACCATTTCTTATGCCAGTCAAGAACCATGGTTGTTCGGTGGTAATGTTCGTCATAACATTTTATTCGGACAATCATACGATAAGACAAAGTACCAGGAGGTCACAACGGCTTGTGCTTTGCTCAAAGATTTTGAGCAATTTCCTTTCGGAGATAAAAGTATAGTTGGTGAAAAGGGCGCATCACTAAGCGGTGGTCAACGAGCCAGAATAAACCTTGCCAG AGCTGTATACAGAGATGCCGATGTATATTTATTGGACGATCCACTGTCCGCAGTTGATACACACGTAGGGAAACAACTGTTTGACAACTGTATCAATGGTTATCTGAAGCATAAAACTAGAATTCTTGTCACTCACCAACTTCAATACCTTAAAGATGCCGACTTGATTGTTGTGCTCCGCAAT ggTAAAGTGGTGAACCAAGGCACCTTTACAGAGTTGCAAAAAACAGACGTCAACTTCGCAGAAGAATTGAACGAGGAAGAGGCGGAAGCAACTAAAAAAACTAAGGAGAATCCCCCGCTAGAAAGAATGGTTTCTGAAATTTCAACTGTAGGTGACGACGAGAACCCCGAAGATGAACCTAAAGAAACTGAAGAATTGATGGGAAAAGGCAGAGTTTCAAATTCACTCTATTGGACATACTTCAGGGCTGGTGGCTCaatattctcaattttcatgGTTATGTTTACACTCATCTTGGGACAGCTAGCGAGCAGTGGAACCGACTACTGGCTTGGCTTTTG GACCAAACAAGAGGAGATGAGAGCGGAATCAAGAAGAAATTTAATTCTCTTAAACGAAACTGCTACGACTATCGCATCGGTGGTAGTACAAAAAAGTGCAATTCTCTTAAACGAAACCGCTACGACTATCGCATCGGTCGGCTCTGAACTTTTGAATAACACTACCACGATTGCCGCCGATAATTTATTACCTGTTCTAACAAACAGTACACAAGCATTGTCTGAGTCTCTTCCAACAGCTGACGCTCTCACTGCTAATTTG ACGGAAACGCTATCAACCCCGCAAGAAGCCCCAGTACACTATTATGATAGAGATACGGCTCTATGGATTTACGGAGCGTGCATAACGGGAAGTGTTTTTATAACCATTTTGAGAAGTCTTCTTTTCTACAAATTATGCATGAACGCGAGCAAAAATCTACATGACACGATGTTCTCTAATATTCTCAAAGCACCCATGAGATTTTTCGATACGAATCCCGCTG GACGAATCCTCAACAGATTCTCAAAGGATATAGGTGCGGTAGATGAACTTTTACCACGTCTGATGATTGAGTCTATCCAAGTCTACCTTGTCATGACCGGTATTTTGACTCAAGTCATCATAATCAATTGGTGGATGATTTTCCCAGTGCTGATTATGGGCTACTTCTATCGGATGTTTACAAATATTTACATGCCAACCGCGAGAGATCTGAAACGTCTAGAGGGAGTAT CAAAGAGTCCCGTATTCTCTCACGTAAGCTCCACTCTCAACGGGTTAACAACGATTCGTGCAACCGGTGCTGAAGAAATGGTCCGAAAAGAGTTTGACATACATCAAGACACAAATACCTCTGCATACTTCCTCACTATTGCAGGAACCTTTGCTTTTGGATTCTGGATCGACTTGGTGTCCTTGATCTTTGTGTCATTTGTTGCATTCAGTTTCGTTGTCTTAGATCAAG gTGATACCTTTGCTGGTAACGTTGGTTTGGCTCTTTCCCAAGTAATGATTCTATGTGGAATGCTGCAGCATGGTATGCGTCAGCTGTCTGAAATTATCACGCAAATGACGAGTGTAGAACGTGTTGTACAGTTTACAAAACTCGAGAAAGAAGGACCTTTTGAAAGTTTACCCGGAAAGAAACCTCCGGCAACATGGCCGAGTAAAGGACAAATTCAATTTAATCAAGCTTACCTCCGATACGCTGAAGAAGAACCTCCGGTCCTCAaggatttgaatattttgatcaAACCTGGAATGAAG GTTGGAATTGTTGGACGTACCGGTGCTGGGAAGTCTTCATTAATTTCAGCTGTCTTCAATCTTGcaaaaattgaaggagaaATATTAGTCGATGATATTGACATCAAAAAAGTTGGGCTGCACGATCTGCGAACAAAAATCTCAATTATTCCCCAAGTCCCAGTTTTATTCTCAGCTAGTGTTCGCGACAATCTCGATCCCTTCCAGAAATTCGATGACGCTAAGTTGTGGCTTGCCCTCGATCGAGTGGAACTGAAGGACTCTATTCAGTCCTTGGATCACATGGTCAATGAAGGTGGAAGCAATTTCAGTGCCGGTCAACGGCAACTCGTCTGTTTGGCTCGAGCAATTTTGCGTAACAACAAAATTCTCGTACTGGATGAAGCTACGGCAAACGTCGATCCGTCAACTGATTCTTTGATACAAAACACAATTAGAAAAGAATTCGCCAATTGCACCGTCTTAACCATAGCTCATAGGCTAAACACAATTATGGACAGCGACAGAGTTCTCGTCATGGATCACGGCGAGGTGGTAGAATTTGATCATCCTCATCTACTGCTGCAAGATGAGAATGGACACTTTTCAAGCATGTTAGCAAAGACGGGGAAAAGTATGGCTGAGcagctgaaaaaaattgccaagGAG GCATACGACAGTATTACACCTGAATATGTTCCGACACACGCATCTAATGGCAAcgtaaaagagaaatga